In the genome of candidate division KSB1 bacterium, one region contains:
- a CDS encoding mandelate racemase/muconate lactonizing enzyme family protein yields the protein MNRRAFLRTAGATAAALWVNPPRGTPRSGSRISLEELEEIARRPVLKKEYFPEPVILEKAELLTNGGEYIVRMRAKGGAEGYAVSNSDHMGRLYPILLHMVLPYFVGRDARELDAMVDGVYQYDSYYKYQGLAFWVCVASAEFAVLDLLGRIAGKPVGELVGQVERREISVYRANNDRGRSAEESVELIRKNVEETGAKAAKYKLGGRMGNPEYPPGRSEKLIYLVRKVLGDEIVLYADANGSYSVAEAIRIGRMLEETRHSFFEEPCPFDHYGWTKKVADTLTIPIAGGEQDSSLWLFQWMIAEDVLQVVQPDLFYFGGFVRCIRVARMAEAAGIPCTPHISGAGLGYLYVLHFASCIPNPGPYQEYKGVNPDLPLECATSDLVARKGVVVVPSGPGWGIDLDPKFLEEARRIEA from the coding sequence ATGAATCGTCGGGCGTTTCTCCGGACGGCGGGGGCGACCGCGGCCGCCCTATGGGTGAACCCGCCCCGGGGCACCCCCCGAAGCGGCTCCCGGATTTCCCTCGAAGAACTCGAGGAGATCGCTCGCCGGCCTGTGCTCAAGAAGGAGTACTTTCCGGAGCCGGTGATCCTTGAGAAGGCGGAGCTGTTGACGAACGGGGGAGAATACATCGTGCGCATGCGCGCCAAGGGTGGGGCCGAAGGGTATGCCGTAAGCAACAGTGACCACATGGGCCGACTGTACCCGATTCTTCTCCACATGGTCCTGCCGTATTTCGTCGGTCGTGATGCCCGGGAACTTGACGCCATGGTCGACGGGGTCTACCAATACGACAGCTATTACAAGTACCAGGGCCTGGCCTTCTGGGTCTGTGTGGCGAGCGCCGAGTTTGCCGTCTTGGACCTGCTGGGTAGAATCGCAGGAAAGCCTGTGGGCGAGCTGGTCGGGCAGGTAGAGCGGCGCGAGATTTCGGTTTACCGGGCCAACAACGATCGGGGACGATCGGCTGAGGAAAGCGTCGAGCTGATCCGAAAAAATGTCGAGGAGACGGGGGCTAAGGCGGCCAAGTACAAGCTGGGGGGCAGAATGGGCAACCCGGAGTACCCGCCAGGTCGATCCGAAAAGCTCATCTACTTGGTGCGGAAAGTTCTCGGCGACGAGATCGTCCTCTACGCCGATGCCAATGGCTCCTACAGTGTGGCCGAGGCCATCCGCATCGGTCGCATGTTGGAGGAGACCCGGCACAGCTTTTTTGAAGAGCCCTGTCCCTTTGACCACTATGGCTGGACCAAGAAAGTAGCCGACACTCTGACCATCCCCATTGCCGGAGGAGAACAGGATAGCAGCCTCTGGCTTTTCCAGTGGATGATCGCGGAGGATGTGCTGCAGGTGGTCCAGCCTGATCTCTTCTACTTCGGCGGCTTCGTGCGCTGCATTCGGGTTGCCCGAATGGCGGAGGCGGCGGGAATCCCGTGTACCCCCCACATTTCGGGCGCAGGGCTCGGCTATCTTTATGTGCTTCACTTCGCGAGCTGCATCCCCAACCCGGGACCTTATCAAGAGTACAAAGGCGTCAATCCGGACCTACCGCTGGAGTGCGCGACGTCGG
- a CDS encoding VIT1/CCC1 transporter family protein, giving the protein MAFQTLTPEEQQLVLTYQREELTEHHVYLRLARAMPSPENRAVLERIAAEELQHARYWARVAGKEVQPAWLKIWLYTLLGRVLGITFAVKLMERGEVGAQDNYARMEGRVPGVAAIAREEKAHEQALLSMLDEERLRYTGSIVLGLNDALVELTGALAGLTFALQRPSLVAMTGAITGIAAALSMAASEYLSTKAEEDERDPLRASLYTGAAYILTVLALIVPYLFLKNPYVCLAAALIIAVFIIALFNYYISVARDLPLRQRFLEMAGLSLAVAAISFGIGVLMRTLFGVEV; this is encoded by the coding sequence ATGGCTTTCCAGACGCTGACACCAGAGGAACAGCAACTTGTCCTCACCTATCAGAGGGAGGAGCTTACCGAGCACCATGTTTACCTCCGGCTGGCGCGGGCCATGCCCTCTCCCGAGAATCGGGCTGTCTTGGAGCGCATCGCAGCGGAGGAACTGCAACACGCCCGATACTGGGCGCGCGTCGCCGGGAAGGAAGTGCAGCCTGCTTGGCTCAAGATCTGGCTCTACACCTTGCTCGGACGCGTCCTGGGCATCACCTTCGCCGTGAAGCTGATGGAGCGCGGCGAGGTGGGAGCGCAGGACAATTATGCGCGCATGGAGGGCCGCGTTCCCGGCGTTGCGGCCATCGCCCGAGAAGAGAAGGCCCACGAGCAAGCTCTTCTGAGTATGCTGGATGAGGAGCGGCTCCGCTACACGGGATCCATTGTCCTCGGACTGAACGATGCGCTGGTGGAACTGACGGGCGCGTTGGCAGGGCTGACCTTTGCGCTCCAACGCCCCTCCCTCGTGGCCATGACGGGGGCCATCACCGGGATCGCCGCGGCCCTCTCCATGGCTGCGTCGGAGTATCTCTCCACGAAAGCGGAGGAGGACGAACGGGACCCCTTACGGGCCTCCCTCTATACCGGAGCCGCCTACATTTTGACGGTTCTGGCCCTGATCGTGCCGTATCTCTTTCTGAAGAATCCCTATGTGTGCCTGGCCGCTGCTCTGATCATCGCTGTTTTCATTATCGCCCTGTTCAATTACTACATCTCTGTGGCGCGCGACCTGCCCCTCCGCCAGCGGTTCTTGGAGATGGCCGGGCTAAGCCTTGCGGTGGCAGCGATCAGCTTCGGCATTGGCGTCCTGATGCGGACGCTGTTTGGCGTTGAGGTATAA
- a CDS encoding beta-N-acetylhexosaminidase has product MGRGLRWVPVVLLCLFAAAGAADLNLVPKPVEARRLPGWFSFVPGELGIVLGARASAEDSFACELLRDEIQSDFGQAAPLGPRARNIYLTLPSRDRELSALCAEAGSLPDSALGDQGYVLVVQPRRIVVAANSSRGLFYGVQTLRQLVRGNAVGHRIPCLRIRDYPVFRYRGQQDDLSRGPVRTLEYLKQEIRRLAELKLNLATYYTEHIFRTRSHPEFAPPGGALTPEEVAELAQYARKYHVELIGNFQAFGHFRNILKHPKFEHLGESDWVLSPALKESYALLEDLLREIAPAYPGLFFNVNCDETWGLGTGASKSIVEEKGIAAVYASHLNWLHDQLTQYGKRMMMWGDIALTYPDILSLLRPDIIMLSWGYDPRASFVEAIRPFRKAGFEVFVCPGLSCWNRLFPDFETARINIHNYVRDGIQEGAVGMLNTAWYDEGEGFFSLNWYGVAFAAEQAWNPQPLEDTTFGRRFSAAVYGDRENRVGRAVESLSALHHRGPPEGIWTRVFWKPLLGARGSRHVLGVTGWDGAERVDAVVSQLLEGARATHYVRDLAYLRHAAERIALIPALRKGVLRAASAYRQACLSPLGSEGGAAHLREALSAIADARRRLFSLRQQYAILWLGENRVWWLENNLAKFDEVLEDLRQVEDWLTRATWDWEKGQPIPAPRDIRLDVEELSGDFFRSWLICGAFRNPRAIASQAPGQRENCGGMDIDYLEPMGGEAQVRPRPGETVELPGGGKARWEPVEAPGSTVDLQGRFAEEEYVSAYAYCELELRKPLATRLLVGSNDDLRIYVNGVLVHENRRSRRLTVDEDVVSVQFSPGVNRILVKIGQCGGAWGFSFRIQGLSVRNEGHRYIGLESN; this is encoded by the coding sequence ATGGGAAGAGGCCTAAGGTGGGTTCCTGTTGTGCTCCTGTGCCTGTTCGCGGCAGCGGGTGCCGCCGACCTGAATCTGGTGCCAAAGCCGGTCGAGGCACGGCGGCTGCCTGGCTGGTTTTCGTTCGTTCCCGGGGAGCTGGGCATTGTCCTCGGCGCCCGCGCCAGTGCGGAAGACTCCTTTGCCTGCGAGCTCCTGCGCGACGAGATCCAGAGCGATTTCGGTCAGGCAGCCCCGCTTGGGCCCAGAGCGCGCAACATCTACCTCACCCTGCCGTCACGGGATCGGGAGCTATCCGCTCTGTGCGCCGAAGCGGGATCCCTGCCAGACTCCGCACTGGGCGATCAGGGGTATGTGCTGGTCGTGCAACCGCGTCGAATTGTCGTTGCGGCCAATAGCTCCCGGGGTTTGTTCTACGGGGTGCAGACCTTGCGCCAGCTTGTTCGGGGAAATGCGGTCGGCCATCGGATCCCGTGCCTTCGTATTCGCGACTATCCCGTGTTCCGGTACCGCGGACAGCAGGATGACCTGAGCCGCGGTCCCGTGCGCACCCTGGAATACCTGAAGCAAGAGATCCGTCGGCTTGCGGAACTTAAGTTGAACCTCGCCACCTATTACACGGAGCACATTTTCCGAACCCGCTCCCATCCCGAGTTCGCCCCTCCAGGTGGCGCCTTAACCCCTGAGGAAGTGGCCGAGCTCGCTCAATACGCCCGCAAGTACCACGTCGAGCTCATCGGCAACTTTCAGGCCTTCGGTCACTTTCGAAATATTCTCAAGCACCCCAAGTTCGAGCACCTGGGCGAAAGCGACTGGGTGCTGTCGCCTGCCCTGAAGGAGTCCTACGCGCTGCTGGAGGACCTTCTCCGCGAGATTGCCCCGGCTTATCCCGGCCTGTTTTTTAACGTGAACTGTGACGAAACGTGGGGGCTCGGAACGGGGGCCTCCAAGTCGATCGTGGAGGAAAAAGGGATCGCTGCAGTCTACGCTTCGCACCTCAACTGGCTTCACGACCAGCTTACCCAGTACGGCAAACGCATGATGATGTGGGGCGACATTGCCCTGACCTATCCGGACATTCTTTCTCTCCTCCGACCAGACATCATTATGCTCTCCTGGGGCTATGACCCCCGGGCTTCGTTTGTGGAAGCCATCCGGCCTTTTCGAAAAGCGGGATTCGAGGTGTTCGTTTGTCCGGGCCTGTCGTGCTGGAACCGGCTCTTCCCTGACTTTGAAACAGCCCGGATCAATATCCACAATTACGTACGGGACGGGATTCAGGAAGGTGCGGTGGGAATGCTGAACACGGCCTGGTACGATGAGGGGGAGGGGTTCTTCTCGCTGAACTGGTATGGGGTCGCCTTTGCCGCCGAGCAGGCCTGGAACCCCCAGCCCCTCGAGGACACCACCTTTGGCCGTCGCTTTTCGGCCGCTGTCTACGGAGATCGCGAAAACCGCGTGGGGAGGGCGGTTGAATCCCTGAGTGCCCTGCACCACCGGGGCCCGCCGGAAGGGATCTGGACACGGGTGTTTTGGAAACCTCTCCTCGGGGCAAGGGGCAGTCGCCACGTGCTGGGCGTGACCGGATGGGACGGCGCAGAAAGGGTAGACGCGGTGGTAAGCCAACTTCTCGAAGGTGCACGCGCCACGCACTATGTTCGCGACCTCGCGTATCTTCGCCACGCGGCCGAGCGGATTGCCCTGATCCCGGCCCTCCGGAAGGGCGTACTCCGGGCGGCATCAGCCTACCGCCAGGCCTGCCTTTCGCCTCTCGGATCGGAGGGAGGAGCTGCGCATCTTCGAGAGGCATTGTCGGCCATCGCAGACGCGCGCCGTCGGCTGTTCAGTCTCCGTCAGCAGTACGCAATCCTCTGGCTTGGCGAGAACCGGGTCTGGTGGCTGGAAAACAATTTGGCCAAGTTCGACGAAGTCCTGGAGGATTTGCGCCAGGTTGAAGATTGGCTGACGCGGGCCACTTGGGACTGGGAGAAAGGCCAGCCGATCCCAGCGCCGCGGGACATTCGACTCGACGTGGAGGAGTTATCAGGCGACTTCTTCCGTTCCTGGCTGATCTGCGGGGCCTTCCGTAACCCGAGGGCTATCGCCTCCCAGGCGCCGGGGCAGCGCGAGAATTGCGGGGGAATGGACATCGACTATCTGGAGCCAATGGGCGGAGAGGCGCAAGTCCGGCCTCGCCCAGGTGAGACCGTCGAGCTTCCGGGTGGGGGCAAAGCCCGGTGGGAGCCGGTAGAGGCCCCCGGCTCGACCGTCGACCTCCAGGGTCGATTCGCGGAGGAAGAATACGTGAGCGCCTACGCCTACTGTGAGCTCGAGCTACGGAAACCCCTGGCCACGCGTCTCCTCGTCGGCAGCAACGATGACCTCCGCATCTATGTCAACGGCGTTCTGGTTCACGAGAATCGCCGCTCCCGAAGACTTACCGTGGACGAGGATGTGGTGTCGGTTCAGTTCTCTCCGGGCGTGAATCGCATTCTGGTCAAGATAGGCCAGTGCGGCGGGGCATGGGGATTTTCCTTCCGGATTCAGGGGCTCTCCGTGAGGAACGAGGGACATCGCTACATTGGCCTCGAGTCGAATTAG